In a genomic window of Streptomyces pristinaespiralis:
- a CDS encoding MFS transporter, with translation MPTDSPWRSRDFRTLFTATAFSQLGTNIGYVAVPLIAVSALDASAGEVGLLATLSTVAFLLIGLPAGAWVDRMRHRRVLITADVVRAGLFASVPAAWALDALTLEQLYAVVLLNGCATVFFDVGSQSILPRLVGREGLVRANAAVVSLQAAGNVAGRGAGGGIVQLFTAPVAVIGVGVLYLASAVRLALPAAGRGRRSRRGADGVVPPGADGGRTASGGGLAAQIAEGLRHVLRNAELRALALTASLTNLGSQIVNTLLPVLFTRELGLSAGALGLYWAAGGAGILLGARCAHPVARRLGHGRTLGVAGLVMAPTALLVPLIDRGPWLWVAGAGWMLVTFKIGVDNVLGVSLRQRLTPDPLLGRMNATFRFMLTGAIAVGSAVAGLIGELAGLRVAMWVGAGCLTLAFLPVFLSPVRHRRELPQPCGPERPAAGPAKERTTGARSFLPEGSERAPRRRGPGAGITSSGPGTPVPPGVSRRTRPGEGAAK, from the coding sequence ATGCCCACCGACAGTCCCTGGCGGTCCCGTGACTTCCGCACGCTCTTCACCGCCACCGCCTTCAGCCAGCTCGGCACCAACATCGGCTACGTCGCCGTCCCCCTGATCGCCGTGTCCGCGCTCGACGCGAGCGCGGGCGAGGTCGGTCTGCTGGCGACGCTGAGCACGGTCGCGTTCCTCCTCATCGGCCTGCCGGCCGGTGCGTGGGTGGACCGGATGCGCCACCGCCGGGTGCTGATCACCGCGGATGTGGTCCGGGCCGGTCTGTTCGCCTCCGTGCCGGCCGCATGGGCGCTGGACGCCCTCACCCTGGAGCAGCTCTACGCGGTCGTCCTGCTGAACGGCTGCGCCACGGTCTTCTTCGACGTCGGCTCGCAGAGCATCCTGCCCCGGCTGGTCGGCCGCGAAGGTCTGGTACGGGCGAACGCGGCCGTGGTGAGCCTCCAGGCAGCGGGCAACGTCGCGGGCCGGGGCGCGGGCGGCGGGATCGTGCAGCTGTTCACCGCACCGGTGGCCGTGATCGGCGTCGGCGTCCTCTACCTGGCCTCGGCCGTCCGTCTCGCACTGCCGGCGGCGGGCCGCGGGCGCCGCTCCCGTCGTGGGGCGGACGGCGTCGTGCCGCCCGGGGCGGACGGCGGCCGCACGGCATCCGGCGGGGGACTGGCGGCGCAGATCGCGGAGGGCCTGCGGCACGTCCTGCGCAACGCCGAGCTCCGCGCGCTCGCCCTCACCGCGTCCCTCACCAACCTCGGCTCCCAGATCGTCAACACGCTGCTGCCGGTCCTCTTCACCCGTGAACTCGGCCTGTCCGCCGGGGCGCTCGGCCTCTACTGGGCGGCGGGCGGCGCCGGCATCCTCCTCGGCGCGCGCTGTGCCCACCCCGTGGCCCGGCGGCTCGGCCACGGCCGCACTCTCGGCGTCGCGGGACTGGTGATGGCGCCGACGGCGCTGCTCGTGCCGCTCATCGATCGCGGCCCCTGGCTGTGGGTCGCCGGGGCCGGATGGATGCTGGTGACGTTCAAGATCGGCGTTGACAACGTCCTCGGGGTGAGCCTGCGTCAACGGCTGACGCCGGACCCGCTGCTCGGCCGCATGAACGCCACCTTCCGCTTCATGCTCACGGGCGCGATCGCCGTCGGCTCGGCCGTGGCCGGCCTGATCGGCGAACTCGCGGGACTGCGCGTCGCGATGTGGGTGGGCGCGGGCTGTCTCACGCTCGCCTTCCTGCCGGTCTTCCTCTCCCCGGTGCGCCACCGACGGGAACTGCCGCAGCCGTGCGGCCCCGAGCGCCCGGCGGCCGGCCCGGCGAAGGAGCGGACCACCGGCGCCCGGAGCTTTCTTCCCGAAGGGTCCGAACGTGCCCCGCGCCGGCGGGGACCCGGAGCCGGAATCACATCGTCCGGTCCCGGGACACCGGTGCCACCAGGGGTTTCCCGCCGCACGCGGCCGGGCGAAGGGGCCGCGAAATGA
- a CDS encoding FG-GAP repeat domain-containing protein, with protein sequence MTSTESGRAAAGPRRSTRARVAACTALALAAGMLLAAPAAQADETPVQDRTAVRPKAAAPLPTFELPRPAGHGASVAEDGALPAKPRSDVDGDGQSDMLSQNVAGRVLVDPVNGEPYEYGFEDGANASPGVFYKDVFSAAGLRADSTVVFTLTQTGRLSAYTNYGTYGQVFWSGQGWQIYNKVFSPGDLNGDGVGDVLARTFAGELYLYPGTTSDIRPLASRVLVGSGWAQYDQLVGMNDVDHDGIADLFTRNTAGELYFYSGTGETTRPFAARVKAGTGWNMFNTLFSLDDVNNDGSADLFARTYSGDLYDYSSTGTGSFLPRVKYGSNWNPAFQFANAGNIPAWGKDELFGLDGNGSLFYYWDLNNGRFVPRVKIGDTGAWKGARLVHVSSLDDNGYSELLEVYNGTLYNLSHKSDETQVIGSGWGVYNTLVGPGDLSSDGKGDLIARDGSGVLYLYRGNGNGTGFAAKQRIGSGWGQFNALLGAGDISGDGRADLVARAKDGKLYLYEGTGAAAAPFKAKRLIGSGWGAYTKLAAPGDMTGDGRADIVARTSGGTLYRYDSDGKGNFKPKASIGTGWNTYSGLY encoded by the coding sequence TTGACTTCCACGGAATCCGGCCGCGCCGCGGCCGGTCCGCGCAGAAGCACCCGCGCCCGCGTCGCCGCCTGCACCGCACTCGCCCTCGCCGCCGGCATGCTGCTGGCGGCCCCGGCGGCACAGGCCGATGAGACCCCGGTGCAGGACCGCACGGCCGTACGTCCGAAGGCCGCCGCCCCGCTGCCGACCTTCGAGCTGCCGCGACCGGCAGGCCACGGCGCGTCCGTCGCCGAGGACGGCGCGCTGCCGGCCAAGCCGCGGAGCGACGTGGACGGCGACGGGCAGTCCGACATGCTCTCCCAGAACGTGGCCGGCCGGGTGCTCGTCGACCCCGTCAACGGCGAGCCCTACGAGTACGGCTTCGAGGACGGCGCCAACGCGTCGCCCGGCGTGTTCTACAAGGACGTCTTCTCCGCGGCCGGCCTCCGTGCGGACTCCACGGTCGTCTTTACGCTGACGCAGACCGGCCGTCTCTCGGCATACACCAACTACGGCACCTACGGGCAGGTGTTCTGGTCCGGCCAGGGCTGGCAGATCTACAACAAGGTTTTCTCGCCCGGTGACCTGAACGGTGACGGTGTCGGCGACGTGCTCGCCCGCACGTTCGCGGGAGAGCTGTACCTGTACCCGGGGACCACCAGCGACATCAGGCCGCTCGCGTCCCGGGTCCTCGTCGGTTCCGGCTGGGCCCAGTACGACCAGCTGGTCGGCATGAACGACGTCGACCACGACGGCATCGCCGACCTTTTCACCCGGAACACCGCCGGTGAGCTGTACTTCTACAGTGGCACCGGCGAAACCACGCGGCCCTTCGCGGCGCGGGTCAAGGCCGGTACCGGCTGGAACATGTTCAACACGCTGTTCAGTCTCGACGATGTCAACAACGACGGCAGCGCCGACCTCTTCGCCCGCACGTACAGTGGCGACCTCTACGACTATTCCTCCACCGGCACCGGCTCGTTCCTGCCGCGGGTGAAGTACGGCAGCAACTGGAACCCGGCCTTTCAGTTCGCCAACGCGGGCAACATCCCCGCTTGGGGCAAGGACGAACTCTTCGGACTCGACGGCAACGGCTCCCTCTTCTACTACTGGGACCTCAACAACGGGCGCTTCGTCCCCCGAGTGAAGATCGGCGACACCGGCGCCTGGAAGGGCGCACGACTCGTCCACGTCTCGTCGCTCGACGACAACGGTTATTCGGAGCTGCTGGAGGTCTACAACGGCACCCTCTACAACCTGAGCCACAAGTCGGACGAGACCCAGGTCATCGGAAGCGGCTGGGGCGTCTACAACACCCTCGTCGGCCCCGGGGACCTCTCGAGTGACGGCAAGGGCGACCTGATCGCCCGCGACGGCTCCGGCGTCCTCTACCTCTACCGGGGCAACGGCAACGGCACGGGCTTCGCCGCCAAGCAGCGGATCGGTTCCGGCTGGGGCCAGTTCAACGCCCTGCTCGGCGCCGGCGACATCTCCGGTGACGGCCGCGCGGACCTGGTCGCGCGCGCCAAGGACGGCAAGCTGTACCTGTACGAGGGCACGGGCGCGGCCGCCGCGCCGTTCAAGGCCAAGAGGCTCATCGGCTCCGGCTGGGGCGCGTACACCAAGCTCGCCGCACCGGGCGACATGACCGGCGACGGCCGCGCCGACATCGTCGCGCGCACCAGTGGCGGCACCCTGTACCGCTACGACTCCGACGGCAAGGGCAACTTCAAGCCCAAGGCGTCGATCGGCACCGGCTGGAACACCTACTCCGGCCTGTACTGA
- a CDS encoding sigma-70 family RNA polymerase sigma factor, translating to MAKDAPPRWDRRMQQRLARGEAAALGELYDRFAALVHSQAHRVLEDEEAADQVTREVFGYIWENPDAYDPKQGSMRSWVARLTNSQAVHRLRQTEAAALAKGGGGTTEELEQKVRRAAVAARADYIVTSMPAPLRAALELAYFQRRDYRQTAADLGVTEDEARRRLRLGLQLLATAHTRSLEGSSPPGYGRAL from the coding sequence ATGGCGAAGGACGCACCACCGCGCTGGGACCGCAGGATGCAACAGCGGCTGGCCCGCGGCGAGGCCGCGGCGCTCGGCGAGCTGTACGACAGGTTCGCCGCGCTCGTGCACAGCCAGGCCCATCGCGTCCTCGAGGACGAGGAGGCCGCCGACCAGGTCACCCGGGAAGTCTTCGGGTACATATGGGAAAATCCGGACGCCTACGACCCCAAGCAGGGCTCCATGCGGTCCTGGGTGGCGCGGCTCACCAACAGCCAGGCCGTGCACCGGCTGCGGCAGACCGAGGCGGCGGCGCTCGCGAAGGGCGGCGGGGGCACGACGGAGGAACTGGAGCAGAAGGTGCGCAGGGCCGCCGTCGCGGCCAGGGCCGACTACATCGTGACGTCCATGCCCGCCCCGCTGCGCGCCGCGCTGGAGCTGGCGTACTTCCAGCGCAGGGACTACCGCCAGACCGCCGCCGACCTCGGCGTCACGGAGGACGAGGCCCGGCGGCGGCTGAGGCTGGGCCTGCAACTGCTGGCGACGGCACACACCCGCTCGCTCGAGGGCTCGTCACCGCCCGGGTACGGACGGGCGCTGTGA
- a CDS encoding STAS domain-containing protein, with amino-acid sequence MMLKVAESRQGSWTVLHVRGELDLVSSPVVRQRVHDAVAAGHHDVVLDLSEVFFCDSSGVGVLIAARRLMRSCRGRLRLILPARGAEDGSHVNRVLGALGVRRLFEVYADTGSATDDGAQPLTA; translated from the coding sequence GTGATGCTCAAGGTGGCCGAGTCCCGGCAGGGCTCGTGGACCGTGCTGCACGTACGCGGGGAGCTCGATCTCGTGTCCTCGCCGGTCGTGCGCCAGCGCGTCCACGACGCCGTCGCCGCCGGTCACCACGACGTCGTGCTCGACCTCTCCGAGGTGTTCTTCTGTGATTCCAGCGGTGTCGGCGTGCTGATCGCCGCACGGCGGCTGATGCGTTCGTGCCGGGGCAGACTCCGGCTGATCCTGCCGGCCCGCGGCGCGGAGGACGGATCCCACGTCAACAGAGTGCTGGGAGCCCTCGGTGTGCGCCGCCTCTTCGAGGTCTACGCGGACACCGGCTCGGCGACGGACGACGGGGCGCAGCCGCTGACCGCGTGA
- a CDS encoding EF-hand domain-containing protein yields the protein MDSAEYERKIASRFAAFDQDGNGYIDREDFSSAAAKLLAEFSVTARSDKGQDLYSGAEAFWQGMAGIADVDGDQRVTRQEFVTSAVKRLRDNPKRFGEIARPFVHAVMRVADEDGRGVTPAAVERVLGALGVDAGIAAAAGAALDTDGDGRIGEDDVLTAFAAYYVTPEPN from the coding sequence ATGGACAGCGCAGAGTACGAGCGGAAGATCGCTTCCCGCTTCGCCGCTTTCGATCAGGACGGCAACGGCTACATCGACCGCGAGGACTTCAGTTCGGCCGCGGCCAAGCTGCTCGCCGAGTTCTCCGTGACCGCCCGGTCCGACAAGGGGCAGGACCTTTACAGCGGTGCGGAGGCGTTCTGGCAGGGCATGGCCGGGATCGCCGACGTGGACGGCGACCAGCGGGTGACCCGCCAGGAGTTCGTGACGAGCGCGGTCAAGAGACTGCGCGACAACCCGAAACGCTTCGGCGAGATCGCCCGTCCCTTCGTGCACGCCGTGATGAGGGTCGCCGACGAGGACGGCCGGGGAGTCACCCCGGCGGCCGTGGAACGCGTGCTCGGCGCGCTCGGCGTCGACGCGGGCATCGCGGCGGCGGCGGGAGCGGCGCTGGACACGGACGGGGACGGCCGGATCGGCGAGGACGACGTGCTGACGGCGTTCGCGGCGTACTACGTCACCCCCGAGCCCAACTGA